From one Staphylococcus kloosii genomic stretch:
- a CDS encoding ABC transporter ATP-binding protein: MLVAKNLRLKYPNANKKIFDGLDITIKDQEKVLLLGPSGSGKSTLLNVLSGIVPDLIELPLKYDQLDRDLNSGVIFQDPDTQFCMPKVYEELAFILENRQVPTDQMDEEILKALQSVGLSVDKDQYVNQLSGGMKQKLAIAETLLQNANTLFLDEPTAMLDVEATEALWSKIKSLWTNQTVLIVEHKVAHIWEHIDRVILFDYDGNIIADEQPHTILTNYEHLLTEYGVWHPKAWDYAPKPITQPTLEKSDYQLRIEQCTIKRDKRALIKVNELTINQGEWITITGANGSGKTSLLESLMQLIQYEGKMYFNNKLIRKIKDVAHHAFLVYQNPELQFITNSVYNEIYVQYSNYSDTEAQQKTEAMLQELNLTEVKHQHPFELSVGQKRRLSVATALSSEAEIILLDEPTFGLDSHNTFNLIKLFQQRISKGQTIIMVTHDPEIIKRYSTRRIHVENKQLVEMLGEVHV, encoded by the coding sequence GTGTTAGTAGCAAAAAATTTACGCCTAAAATACCCAAACGCCAACAAAAAGATTTTTGATGGGTTAGATATAACGATAAAGGATCAAGAAAAAGTCCTATTATTAGGTCCATCAGGTTCAGGGAAAAGTACACTATTGAATGTACTTAGCGGTATAGTACCTGACTTGATAGAACTGCCCCTAAAATATGATCAACTAGATAGAGATTTAAATAGTGGTGTTATTTTTCAAGACCCTGACACCCAATTTTGTATGCCAAAAGTCTATGAAGAATTAGCTTTTATTTTAGAAAACAGACAAGTTCCTACAGATCAAATGGATGAAGAGATATTAAAAGCATTGCAATCTGTTGGTTTGTCTGTTGATAAAGATCAGTATGTAAATCAATTAAGTGGAGGCATGAAACAAAAATTAGCAATTGCAGAAACGTTATTACAAAATGCCAATACCTTATTTCTAGATGAACCTACTGCTATGTTAGACGTTGAAGCGACCGAAGCACTTTGGTCTAAAATTAAATCATTATGGACTAATCAAACAGTGCTTATTGTCGAACATAAAGTAGCTCATATATGGGAACACATAGATAGAGTAATTTTATTCGATTATGATGGAAATATTATTGCAGATGAACAACCACACACCATATTAACTAACTATGAACATCTACTAACTGAATATGGTGTGTGGCACCCTAAAGCTTGGGATTATGCACCTAAACCTATCACACAGCCTACTTTAGAAAAGTCAGACTATCAACTTCGTATAGAACAATGCACGATAAAAAGAGACAAAAGAGCGTTGATTAAAGTCAATGAATTAACGATAAATCAAGGTGAGTGGATTACAATCACCGGAGCTAATGGTAGTGGAAAAACTTCCCTACTAGAATCTTTAATGCAACTTATTCAATATGAAGGGAAAATGTATTTTAACAATAAACTTATCCGCAAGATAAAAGATGTTGCACACCATGCCTTTTTAGTTTATCAAAATCCAGAATTACAATTTATTACTAATTCTGTTTACAATGAAATATATGTTCAATATTCAAACTATAGCGATACTGAAGCGCAACAAAAAACAGAAGCTATGTTACAAGAACTAAATTTAACCGAAGTCAAACATCAACACCCCTTTGAACTTTCTGTAGGACAAAAAAGACGTTTAAGTGTTGCTACTGCATTAAGTTCAGAAGCTGAAATTATCTTATTAGATGAACCTACTTTTGGTTTAGATAGTCATAATACGTTTAATCTTATCAAATTATTTCAACAGCGTATTAGCAAAGGTCAAACTATAATTATGGTTACGCATGATCCCGAAATTATAAAACGCTATTCTACACGCAGAATACACGTAGAAAATAAACAACTCGTAGAAATGTTAGGTGAAGTACATGTTTGA
- a CDS encoding energy-coupling factor transporter transmembrane component T family protein, with translation MFDLWKTKYTFLDDVNIITKLALSVLLFFLVILIHQFDLMIYLALLMVLFLLFFNGIKLRVTLIFILFTMIFSIVSALFMIFYGNGTHMLFKLGFIQISIESLIRGLHLSLRTMTVSFFGLLVVFSSQIVMIFYSLMQHLKVKPKFAYAFMAAVRMVPLMLSSFVQLRRTLKMRYQMIPSKNHKGLNRFKHLLIPMLSQNIRKAHQLSVAMEKKGFKDGPRTYYYYVPFSYKDIILIVVMIVLVALAFILAHFMPITSINDVRVNNIY, from the coding sequence ATGTTTGATTTATGGAAAACAAAATACACCTTCTTAGATGACGTTAATATTATTACGAAATTGGCATTATCGGTTTTATTATTTTTCTTAGTAATATTAATTCACCAATTCGATTTAATGATTTATTTAGCTTTATTAATGGTTCTATTTTTATTGTTTTTTAATGGTATTAAATTAAGAGTCACATTAATATTTATTCTCTTTACTATGATATTTAGTATAGTGTCAGCATTATTTATGATCTTTTATGGTAATGGTACGCATATGCTATTTAAACTAGGCTTTATACAAATTTCAATAGAAAGTTTAATAAGAGGTTTACATCTTTCATTAAGAACAATGACCGTGTCATTCTTTGGTTTATTGGTTGTATTCTCCTCGCAAATCGTCATGATTTTTTATAGCTTAATGCAACATTTAAAAGTTAAGCCCAAGTTTGCCTATGCTTTTATGGCAGCTGTAAGAATGGTACCACTTATGTTAAGTTCATTTGTTCAATTACGAAGAACGTTAAAAATGCGTTATCAAATGATACCTTCGAAAAATCACAAAGGATTAAACCGTTTTAAACATTTGTTAATTCCTATGCTAAGTCAAAATATTAGAAAAGCACATCAACTATCAGTAGCAATGGAGAAAAAAGGTTTTAAAGATGGACCACGAACGTATTACTATTATGTCCCTTTTTCATATAAAGATATTATTTTAATCGTCGTTATGATTGTGTTAGTAGCTTTAGCATTTATATTAGCTCATTTCATGCCTATTACTAGCATTAATGACGTACGAGTTAATAATATTTATTAA